One part of the Salvelinus fontinalis isolate EN_2023a chromosome 4, ASM2944872v1, whole genome shotgun sequence genome encodes these proteins:
- the LOC129852812 gene encoding galactose-specific lectin nattectin-like, whose amino-acid sequence MSVPFRFLCLLSLAVGALHCTPVSDQEGELSEPHYTDCPLGWLSYNNRCFRYVASQLDWADAESYCVSLGANLASVNTMGEFSFVKNLIKIFDPTEHYTWIGLSDLHKEGRWMWSDGSKVVYTIWSSDEPSNGVASDPENCVHTNYQDDKLWNDTLCSYKFAFVCATRPGL is encoded by the coding sequence ATGTCTGTTCCCTTCCGCTTCCTCTGTCTTCTCAGCCTGGCTGTTGGTGCTCTACACTGCACTCCCGTGTCTGACCAGGAGGGGGAGCTTTCAGAGCCTCATTATACCGACTGTCCCCTGGGCTGGTTAAGCTACAACAACCGCTGCTTCAGGTACGTTGCCTCTCAGCTGGACTGGGCCGATGCAGAGTCCTACTGCGTGTCCCTGGGAGCCAATCTGGCCTCTGTGAACACCATGGGGGAATTCAGCTTCGTGAAAAACCTGATCAAGATCTTCGACCCTACTGAGCACTATACCTGGATCGGGCTGAGTGACCTCCACAAGGAAGGGAGATGGATGTGGTCGGACGGCTCTAAGGTGGTCTACACGATCTGGTCTTCAGATGAGCCCAGTAATGGAGTTGCTTCCGATCCGGAGAACTGTGTTCACACTAACTACCAGGATGACAAGCTGTGGAACGACACACTCTGCTCATACAAGTTTGCCTTTGTCTGCGCCACGCGTCCCGGTCTCTGA